From Clarias gariepinus isolate MV-2021 ecotype Netherlands chromosome 2, CGAR_prim_01v2, whole genome shotgun sequence, one genomic window encodes:
- the LOC128518036 gene encoding CD276 antigen homolog, translating into MTNFSYICTVWISVCVYLLSAEPEISVSGPVGSTAILPCDLTSVDTKTSYIRWNTESEIVFERLHERSYQCEGYEGRVDVPVEELRKGNCSLVLHNLTFTDTGVYTSYQTVRHTKRSVRVRRGTVLINSVNLSVYGE; encoded by the exons ATGACCAACTTTTCCTACATCTGCACCGTGTGGATcagcgtctgtgtgt ACCTCCTCTCTGCAGAACCTGAGATCAGTGTATCTGGCCCAGTGGGTTCTACAGCTATCCTGCCGTGTGACCTGACGAGTGTAGACACTAAAACATCGTATATTAGATGGAACACTGAATCTGAGATTGTGTTTGAGCGACTGCATGAGAGGTCGTATCAGTGTGAGGGATATGAGGGTCGTGTGGACGTTCCTGTGGAGGAGCTGCGTAAGGGGAACTGTTCACTGGTGTTACACAATCTGACATTTACTGATACAGGAGTCTACACcagctaccagacagtgagacacaccAAGAGATCTGTCCGTGTTAGGAGAGGAACAGTCCTGATCAACAGTGTTAATCTCTCAGTCTatggtgagtga